Proteins encoded in a region of the Pelmatolapia mariae isolate MD_Pm_ZW linkage group LG6, Pm_UMD_F_2, whole genome shotgun sequence genome:
- the LOC134628571 gene encoding leucine-rich repeat LGI family member 2-like: MTLAKQWLAGFALLCIYVAAESKKNFKCPSGCSCTKETIICVGTSQIPHTIPKEINSLSMVNGSIAEITEGMFSLMPSLQLLLLNANSLTAIKDDAFSGLPHLEYLFIEGNKIETITKNAFRGLRGLTYLSLANNKIRFLPRDLFFDLDSLLEIDLRSNSFQCGCENKWLMTWLKNTNATVSDVFCAGPSDMKSKRLNDLPIPPGECISTDFVRHQSIPIQSMSADIFSFKDDIFVAMAAPNSNSCVVMEWDHIELNFRKFDNITGKSVVGCKSVLIEDHVLIIVTQLFGGSHIYKFDGQQNKFINFQTIEVFNISKPNDIEVFQMEGHWYFVIVDSSKAGMSTLYKWTDQPERNETGFYSYQFLHEWFRDTDAEYVEVDGKSYLILASRSQSPIIYLWNRSTLKFILHSEITNIDDVVAVKAFRVEGDLYLAMACYIGDSKVLKWTNKQFIDVLPLPSRGAMILQPFTFADRHYLALGSDYSFTQIYLWDAETKTFHKFKDIYVQSPRSFTVVTTDRRSFIFSSSFKGKSMVFEHIFVDLSL, translated from the exons ATGACACTTGCTAAGCAGTGGCTGGCCGGATTCGCGCTCCTGTGCATTTATGTTGCAGCTGAATCGAAAAAGAATTTCAAATGCCCTTCAGGATGCTCCTGCACAAAGGAGACCATCATCTGCGTCGGCACTTCACAGATCCCCCACACTATACCGAAAGAGATCAACTCCCT GAGCATGGTTAATGGATCAATTGCGGAAATTACAGAGGGGATGTTTTCACTTATGCCTTCTCTTCAGTTGTT GCTTCTTAATGCAAATTCTTTGACCGCAATCAAAGATGATGCTTTCTCTGGTCTGCCTCATCTAGAATATTT GTTCATTGAAGGGAACAAGATAGAAACCATCACCAAAAATGCCTTTCGTGGTCTACGAGGGTTGACTTATCT CTCCCTTGCAAATAACAAGATAAGGTTTCTGCCGAGGGATCTCTTTTTTGACTTGGATTCCTTGCTGGAAAT AGATCTGCGAAGCAACTCTTTCCAGTGTGGCTGTGAGAACAAGTGGCTGATGACAtggctgaaaaacacaaatgcCACAGTATCAGATGTCTTCTGCGCAGGCCCCAGTGACATGAAGAGCAAGCGGCTCAATGACCTTCCTATTCCACCGGGCGAATGTATTTCCACAG ATTTTGTGCGTCATCAATCCATCCCCATTCAGTCCATGTCAGCGGACATCTTCTCCTTCAAAGACGACATCTTTGTAGCGATGGCCGCCCCAAACTCCAACAGCTGCGTAGTCATGGAGTGGGATCACattgaactgaacttcagaAAATTTGATAATATAACAG GGAAGTCTGTTGTTGGATGCAAGTCGGTTCTAATTGAAGACCATGTCCTAATAATAGTCACCCAGCTCTTTGGGGGTTCCCACATTTACAAGTTTGATGGTCAACAAAACAAATTCATCAACTTTCAAACTATTGAGGTGTTCAACATCTCGAAGCCAAATGATATTGAAGTCTTTCAGATGGAAGGTCACTGGTACTTTGTGATTGTGGACAGCTCCAAGGCAGGCATGTCTACTCTCTACAAATGGACTGACCAACCAGAACGCAATGAAACTGGTTTCTACTCCTACCAGTTTCTCCATGAATGGTTTCGTGATACAGATGCTGAGTATGTTGAGGTGGACGGGAAGTCCTACCTGATCTTAGCCAGTCGCTCTCAGTCACCAATCATCTACCTGTGGAACAGGAGTACCTTAAAGTTTATACTTCATAGTGAAATCACAAACATTGATGATGTAGTGGCTGTCAAAGCTTTCCGGGTGGAGGGTGACTTGTATCTGGCCATGGCTTGCTACATCGGTGACTCCAAAGTCCTCAAGTGGACCAACAAGCAGTTCATTGACGTGCTGCCTCTTCCCTCTCGAGGGGCGATGATCCTCCAGCCGTTCACCTTCGCAGACAGGCACTATCTTGCTCTTGGCAGCGATTACTCTTTCACACAGATCTACCTCTGGGatgcagagacaaaaacatttcaCAAGTTCAAGGACATTTACGTCCAGTCACCCCGGTCATTTACTGTGGTGACCACTGACCGAAGGAGTTTTATtttctcctccagcttcaaGGGGAAATCGATGGTCTTTGAGCATATATTTGTAGATTTAAGCTTATAA